One Lepus europaeus isolate LE1 chromosome 7, mLepTim1.pri, whole genome shotgun sequence DNA segment encodes these proteins:
- the RTN4RL2 gene encoding reticulon-4 receptor-like 2 has product MLPGLGRLLQGPASACLLLMLLALPPAAPSCPMLCTCYLSPPTVSCQANNFSSVPLSLPPSTQRLFLQNNLIRTLRPGTFGPNLLTLWLFSNNLSTIYPGTFRHLQALEELDLGDNRHLRSLEPDTFQGLERLQSLHLYRCQLSSLPGNIFRGLVSLQYLYLQENSLLHLQDDLFADLANLSHLFLHGNRLRLLTEHVFRGLGSLDRLLLHGNRLQGVHRAAFRGLSRLTILYLFNNSLASLPGEALADLPALEFLRLNANPWACDCRARPLWAWFQRARVSSSDVTCATPPERQGRDLRALREADFQACPPAAPTRPGSRARGNSSSNHLYGVAEAGAPPADPSTLYRDLPAEDSRGRQGGDAPTEDDYWGGYGGEDRRGEQTCPGAACQAPPDSRGRALSAALPAPLLGLALLVPHHL; this is encoded by the exons ATGCTGCCCGGGCTCGGGCGCCTGCTGCAAG GTCCCGCCTCAGCCtgcctcctgctgatgctcctggccctgcctccagCAGCCCCCAGCTGCCCCATGCTCTGCACCTGCTACTTGTCCCCGCCCACCGTGAGCTGCCAGGCCAACAACTTCTCCTCGGTGCCGCTGTCCCTGCCGCCCAGCACACAGCGACTCTTCTTGCAGAACAACCTCATCCGCACGCTGCGGCCTGGCACCTTCGGGCCCAACCTGCTCACCCTGTGGCTGTTCTCCAACAACCTCTCCACCATCTACCCCGGCACCTTCCGCCACCTGCAGGCCCTGGAGGAGCTGGACCTCGGTGACAACCGGCACCTGCGCTCCCTGGAGCCTGATACCTTCCAGGGCCTGGAGCGGCTGCAGTCGCTGCACCTGTACCGCTGTCAGCTCAGCAGCCTACCAGGCAACATCTTCCGCGGCCTGGTCAGCCTGCAGTACCTCTACCTCCAGGAGAACAGCCTGCTCCACCTCCAG GATGACCTGTTCGCCGACCTGGCCAACCTGAGCCACCTCTTCCTGCACGGGAACCGCCTGCGTCTGCTCACGGAGCACGTGTTCCGCGGCCTGGGCAGCCTGGACCGGCTGCTGCTGCACGGGAACCGGCTGCAGGGCGTGCACCGCGCGGCCTTCCGCGGCCTCAGCCGCCTCACCATCCTCTACCTGTTCAACAACAGCCTGGCCTCGCTGCCCGGCGAGGCGCTCGCCGACCTGCCGGCGCTGGAGTTCCTGCGGCTCAACGCCAACCCCTGGGCGTGCGACTGCCGCGCGCGGCCGCTCTGGGCCTGGTTCCAGCGCGCGCGCGTGTCCAGCTCCGACGTGACGTGCGCCACGCCCCCGGAGCGCCAGGGCCGAGACCTGCGCGCGCTGCGCGAGGCCGACTTCCAGGCCTGCCCGCCCGCCGCGCCCACGCGGCCCGGCAGCCGCGCGCGGGGCAACAGCTCCTCCAACCACCTGTACGGCGTGGCGGAGGCCGGCGCGCCGCCCGCCGACCCCTCCACCCTCTACCGAGACCTGCCCGCCGAAGACTCGCGGGGCCGCCAGGGCGGGGACGCGCCCACCGAGGACGACTACTGGGGCGGCTACGGGGGCGAGGACCGGCGCGGCGAGCAGACGTGCCCCGGCGCCGCGTGCCAGGCGCCTCCGGACTCCCGCGGCCGGGCGCTGTCGGCCGCGCTGCCCGCGCCTCTGCTTGGCCTCGCGCTTCTGGTGCCTCATCACCTCTGA